The proteins below are encoded in one region of Lactuca sativa cultivar Salinas chromosome 3, Lsat_Salinas_v11, whole genome shotgun sequence:
- the LOC111907207 gene encoding mitogen-activated protein kinase homolog MMK2, producing MSVVESSSATTADQSNVKGVLTHGGRYVQYNVYGNLFEVSRKYVPPIRPVGRGAYGIVCAATNAETREEVAIKKIGNAFDNRIDAKRTLREIKLLRHMEHENVIAIKDIIRPPQKENFNDVYIVYELMDTDLHQIIRSNQPLADDHCRYFLYQILRGLKYVHSAHVLHRDLKPSNLLLNANCDLKIGDFGLARTTSETDFMTEYVVTRWYRAPELLLNCSEYTAAIDIWSVGCILGEILTRQPLFPGKDYVHQLRLITELIGSPDDASLGFLRSDNARRYVRQLPQYPRQQFSARFPNKSPGALDLLEKMLVFDPNRRITVDEALCHPYLAPLHEINDEPVCPHPFSFDFEQPSCTEEHIKELIWRESVKFNPDHPNH from the exons ATGTCTGTGGTGGAGTCAAGCTCTGCTACTACAGCGGATCAGAGTAACGTTAAGGGGGTTCTTACACATGGCGGTCGTTACGTTCAGTATAATGTGTACGGTAATCTTTTCGAAGTTTCCCGGAAGTATGTTCCTCCGATCAGACCTGTTGGTAGAGGCGCTTATGGAATCGTTTG tGCTGCAACGAATGCGGAGACACGTGAAGAAGTTGCCATAAAGAAAATTGGGAATGCTTTTGACAACAGAATAGATGCGAAAAGGACTCTAAGAGAAATTAAGCTTCTTCGTCACATGGAACATGAAAAT GTTATTGCAATCAAAGACATCATACGGCCTCCACAGAAGGAAAACTTCAATGATGTTTACATTGTTTATGAGTTGATGGACACGGATCTTCATCAAATAATACGCTCTAATCAACCTCTGGCTGATGATCATTGTCGG TATTTTCTTTACCAAATTCTAAGAGGACTGAAATACGTTCATTCGGCACACGTGTTGCATCGTGATCTAAAACCAAGCAACTTACTTCTGAATGCAAATTGTGACCTAAAAATTGGGGATTTTGGGCTTGCAAGAACCACTTCAGAAACGGATTTCATGACCGAATATGTTGTGACTCGTTGGTATCGCGCCCCTGAATTGCTCTTAAATTGTTCCGAGTACACGGCCGCCATTGACATCTGGTCCGTCGGCTGCATCCTTGGTGAGATCCTCACTCGACAGCCCTTGTTTCCAGGCAAAGATTATGTTCATCAGCTCAGACTTATCACAgag ctcATTGGTTCACCTGATGATGCAAGTCTTGGCTTTCTAAGAAGCGATAATGCAAGAAGATATGTGAGACAGCTTCCTCAGTATCCAAGACAACAATTCTCTGCCAGATTCCCAAATAAATCCCCTGGAGCTTTAGATCTGCTTGAAAAGATGCTTGTATTTGACCCAAACAGGCGTATTACAG TTGATGAGGCGTTATGTCACCCGTATTTGGCACCTCTTCATGAAATCAACGATGAGCCGGTGTGCCCTCATCCTTTTAGCTTCGACTTTGAGCAGCCTTCATGCACTGAAGAACACATCAAAGAGCTTATTTGGAGGGAGTCTGTCAAATTCAATCCTGACCATCCAAATCACTGA
- the LOC111907208 gene encoding uncharacterized protein LOC111907208 isoform X2, with protein sequence MATTLSPTTSVTFHRFSGHQSLSDFRSKRYLNFTKLQCTGGGDNTTSTDTSATGQVSESGNLLLKTAWYGSELLGIAASFFRSPENIDDGANRGIELAGDRVGVIDRSIIVETIKEDYQRSYFVTGALTLDAYEDDCEFADPAGSFKGLRRFKRNCTNFGSLIEKSNMKLMKWEDFEDKGIGHWRFSCTMSFPWKPILSGYTEYYISKESGKVCRHVEHWNVPKMALFKQLLKPSRGFWGNNKLG encoded by the exons ATGGCGACCACTCTCTCGCCTACTACTTCCGTCACTTTTCACCGATTCTCCGGCCACCAGTCTCTCAGCGATTTCCGATCAAAAAGGTACCTGAATTTCACGAAACTCCAGTGCACTGGAGGAGGAGACAACACAACAAGTACGGATACATCCGCCACCGGTCAAGTCTCCGAGTCCGGAAACCTACTGCTCAAAACCGCTTGGTATGGCTCCGAGCTTCTCGGAATTGCTGCCTCGTTTTTCCGTTCACCTGAGAACATCGATGACGGAGCTAATAGAGGCATCGAGCTTGCTGGAGATAGAGTCGGAGTAATTGACCGATCAATTATCGTTGAAACTATCAAAGAGGATTATCAGAGGTCGTATTTCGTCACAG GTGCTCTTACACTAGACGCATATGAAGACGACTGTGAATTTgcagatccagcaggttcgtTTAAAGGCCTACGTCGATTCAAAAGAAATTGCACAAATTTTGGGTCTCTTATTGAGAAATCAAACATGAAGCTCATGAAATGGGAGGATTTTGAG GATAAAGGAATTGGGCATTGGCGTTTCAGTTGCACCATGTCATTTCCATGGAAACCTATTCTTTCAG GTTACACGGAGTATTACATTAGCAAAGAATCAGGAAAAGTATGCAG GCATGTGGAGCATTGGAATGTGCCAAAGATGGCATTATTCAAACAACTTCTAAAGCCTAGTAGAGGATTTTGGGGCAACAACAAACTTGGCTAA
- the LOC111907208 gene encoding uncharacterized protein LOC111907208 isoform X1 — translation MATTLSPTTSVTFHRFSGHQSLSDFRSKRYLNFTKLQCTGGGDNTTSTDTSATGQVSESGNLLLKTAWYGSELLGIAASFFRSPENIDDGANRGIELAGDRVGVIDRSIIVETIKEDYQRSYFVTGALTLDAYEDDCEFADPAGSFKGLRRFKRNCTNFGSLIEKSNMKLMKWEDFEDKGIGHWRFSCTMSFPWKPILSATGYTEYYISKESGKVCRHVEHWNVPKMALFKQLLKPSRGFWGNNKLG, via the exons ATGGCGACCACTCTCTCGCCTACTACTTCCGTCACTTTTCACCGATTCTCCGGCCACCAGTCTCTCAGCGATTTCCGATCAAAAAGGTACCTGAATTTCACGAAACTCCAGTGCACTGGAGGAGGAGACAACACAACAAGTACGGATACATCCGCCACCGGTCAAGTCTCCGAGTCCGGAAACCTACTGCTCAAAACCGCTTGGTATGGCTCCGAGCTTCTCGGAATTGCTGCCTCGTTTTTCCGTTCACCTGAGAACATCGATGACGGAGCTAATAGAGGCATCGAGCTTGCTGGAGATAGAGTCGGAGTAATTGACCGATCAATTATCGTTGAAACTATCAAAGAGGATTATCAGAGGTCGTATTTCGTCACAG GTGCTCTTACACTAGACGCATATGAAGACGACTGTGAATTTgcagatccagcaggttcgtTTAAAGGCCTACGTCGATTCAAAAGAAATTGCACAAATTTTGGGTCTCTTATTGAGAAATCAAACATGAAGCTCATGAAATGGGAGGATTTTGAG GATAAAGGAATTGGGCATTGGCGTTTCAGTTGCACCATGTCATTTCCATGGAAACCTATTCTTTCAG CTACAGGTTACACGGAGTATTACATTAGCAAAGAATCAGGAAAAGTATGCAG GCATGTGGAGCATTGGAATGTGCCAAAGATGGCATTATTCAAACAACTTCTAAAGCCTAGTAGAGGATTTTGGGGCAACAACAAACTTGGCTAA
- the LOC111907209 gene encoding sphingoid long-chain bases kinase 2, mitochondrial isoform X1 — protein MVCLGMAVVSMAKPSFLRAEQPSASDISAATSPGSSSSRRRDIVFIVNPQGANGRTGREWKKLLPYLRSRLGSDCNICESLTSGPSHAIDITREAIREGADAVVAVGGDGTLHEVVNGFFWGGKPVTKHDSKAPRTTSLGLIPLGTGSDFARTFGWTNDPVDAIERIVKGSRSRIDVGVISKEGGDLHYFINVADIHLSAKAGFHASKYKRFGSLCYVIGALQAFFGHQNQDLKIKVNDGEWEVYPKVTALCIGNAQFFGGGMRITPNAHPSNGKFEVVILQDFKWYDFLMKLHKLYNGTHLSVNNVLSRRFHIHLVMNNSNYFSISSHVYKASNILHNREVMSTKLPISSTSVLYFFGHQSL, from the exons ATGGTTTGTCTAGGCATGGCGGTGGTGTCAATGGCGAAACCCTCGTTTCTACGAGCCGAACAACCTTCAGCTTCTGATATCTCCGCCGCAACCTCTCCTGGATCCTCCTCCTCTCGCCGCCGTGACATCGTGTTCATCGTCAATCCTCAAG gtGCTAATGGTCGGACGGGGAGAGAATGGAAGAAGCTGCTGCCGTATCTTAGGTCTCGCCTTGGTAGCGATTGTAAT ATATGCGAATCTTTGACTTCGGGTCCATCTCATGCGATAGATATAACAAGGGAG GCAATACGTGAGGGTGCTGATGCAGTTGTGGCAGTTGGAGGTGATGGGACTCTTCACGAG GTTGTTAATGGATTCTTTTGGGGTGGAAAACCAGttactaaacatgattcaaaagCTCCACGTACAACATCTCTTGGA TTAATCCCCTTGGGAACTGGATCTGATTTTGCAAGAACATTTGGCTG GACAAATGATCCTGTTGATGCCATTGAACGCATAGTTAAAG GGTCAAGATCAAGAATCGATGTAGGAGTAATCTCTAAAGAAGGTGGAGATTTGCATTACTTCATAAATGTTGCTGATATTCATTT GAGTGCAAAAGCAGGGTTTCATGCATCTAAATACAAAAGATTTGGGAGTTTGTGTTATGTAATTGGTGCATTGCAAGCCTTTTTTGGACATCAGAATCAAGACCTAAAGATCAAA GTGAATGATGGGGAGTGGGAAGTGTATCCAAAGGTAACGGCTCTATGCATCGGAAATGCACAATTCTTTGGTGGTGGAATGAGGATCACTCCCAATGCTCATCCTTCAAATGGAAAATTTGAG GTGGTGATACTTCAGGATTTCAAATGGTATGACTTTCTTATGAAGTTACATAAGCTATACAACGGGACACATTTATCAGTGAATAATGTCTTGTCAAGAAG GTTCCACATCCACTTGGTCATGAACAATTCCAACTACTTCTCTATTAGCAGTCATGTCTACAAAGCTTCCAATATCCTCCACAATAGAGAAGTCATGTCTACAAAGCTTCCAATATCCTCCACCTCAGTATTATATTTTTTTGGCCACCAAAGTCTATAA
- the LOC111907209 gene encoding sphingoid long-chain bases kinase 2, mitochondrial isoform X2, producing MVCLGMAVVSMAKPSFLRAEQPSASDISAATSPGSSSSRRRDIVFIVNPQGANGRTGREWKKLLPYLRSRLGSDCNICESLTSGPSHAIDITREAIREGADAVVAVGGDGTLHEVVNGFFWGGKPVTKHDSKAPRTTSLGLIPLGTGSDFARTFGWTNDPVDAIERIVKGSRSRIDVGVISKEGGDLHYFINVADIHLSAKAGFHASKYKRFGSLCYVIGALQAFFGHQNQDLKIKVNDGEWEVYPKVTALCIGNAQFFGGGMRITPNAHPSNGKFEVVILQDFKWYDFLMKLHKLYNGTHLSVNNVLSRSAFSIEVEEVVGTNSIYVQSDGEHLGFLPHNFSILPGVINMIC from the exons ATGGTTTGTCTAGGCATGGCGGTGGTGTCAATGGCGAAACCCTCGTTTCTACGAGCCGAACAACCTTCAGCTTCTGATATCTCCGCCGCAACCTCTCCTGGATCCTCCTCCTCTCGCCGCCGTGACATCGTGTTCATCGTCAATCCTCAAG gtGCTAATGGTCGGACGGGGAGAGAATGGAAGAAGCTGCTGCCGTATCTTAGGTCTCGCCTTGGTAGCGATTGTAAT ATATGCGAATCTTTGACTTCGGGTCCATCTCATGCGATAGATATAACAAGGGAG GCAATACGTGAGGGTGCTGATGCAGTTGTGGCAGTTGGAGGTGATGGGACTCTTCACGAG GTTGTTAATGGATTCTTTTGGGGTGGAAAACCAGttactaaacatgattcaaaagCTCCACGTACAACATCTCTTGGA TTAATCCCCTTGGGAACTGGATCTGATTTTGCAAGAACATTTGGCTG GACAAATGATCCTGTTGATGCCATTGAACGCATAGTTAAAG GGTCAAGATCAAGAATCGATGTAGGAGTAATCTCTAAAGAAGGTGGAGATTTGCATTACTTCATAAATGTTGCTGATATTCATTT GAGTGCAAAAGCAGGGTTTCATGCATCTAAATACAAAAGATTTGGGAGTTTGTGTTATGTAATTGGTGCATTGCAAGCCTTTTTTGGACATCAGAATCAAGACCTAAAGATCAAA GTGAATGATGGGGAGTGGGAAGTGTATCCAAAGGTAACGGCTCTATGCATCGGAAATGCACAATTCTTTGGTGGTGGAATGAGGATCACTCCCAATGCTCATCCTTCAAATGGAAAATTTGAG GTGGTGATACTTCAGGATTTCAAATGGTATGACTTTCTTATGAAGTTACATAAGCTATACAACGGGACACATTTATCAGTGAATAATGTCTTGTCAAGAAG TGCTTTTTCGATCGAAGTAGAGGAGGTTGTGGGAACAAACAGTATTTACGTGCAATCCGATGGGGAACATTTAGGATTTCTTCCACATAACTTTTCGATTCTGCCAGGTGTCATAAACATGATTTGTTGA
- the LOC111907209 gene encoding sphingoid long-chain bases kinase 2, mitochondrial isoform X3 codes for MVCLGMAVVSMAKPSFLRAEQPSASDISAATSPGSSSSRRRDIVFIVNPQGANGRTGREWKKLLPYLRSRLGSDCNICESLTSGPSHAIDITREAIREGADAVVAVGGDGTLHEVVNGFFWGGKPVTKHDSKAPRTTSLGLIPLGTGSDFARTFGWTNDPVDAIERIVKGSRSRIDVGVISKEGGDLHYFINVADIHLSAKAGFHASKYKRFGSLCYVIGALQAFFGHQNQDLKIKVNDGEWEVYPKVTALCIGNAQFFGGGMRITPNAHPSNGKFEVVILQDFKWYDFLMKLHKLYNGTHLSVNNVLSRRGTKSTMKCKLKG; via the exons ATGGTTTGTCTAGGCATGGCGGTGGTGTCAATGGCGAAACCCTCGTTTCTACGAGCCGAACAACCTTCAGCTTCTGATATCTCCGCCGCAACCTCTCCTGGATCCTCCTCCTCTCGCCGCCGTGACATCGTGTTCATCGTCAATCCTCAAG gtGCTAATGGTCGGACGGGGAGAGAATGGAAGAAGCTGCTGCCGTATCTTAGGTCTCGCCTTGGTAGCGATTGTAAT ATATGCGAATCTTTGACTTCGGGTCCATCTCATGCGATAGATATAACAAGGGAG GCAATACGTGAGGGTGCTGATGCAGTTGTGGCAGTTGGAGGTGATGGGACTCTTCACGAG GTTGTTAATGGATTCTTTTGGGGTGGAAAACCAGttactaaacatgattcaaaagCTCCACGTACAACATCTCTTGGA TTAATCCCCTTGGGAACTGGATCTGATTTTGCAAGAACATTTGGCTG GACAAATGATCCTGTTGATGCCATTGAACGCATAGTTAAAG GGTCAAGATCAAGAATCGATGTAGGAGTAATCTCTAAAGAAGGTGGAGATTTGCATTACTTCATAAATGTTGCTGATATTCATTT GAGTGCAAAAGCAGGGTTTCATGCATCTAAATACAAAAGATTTGGGAGTTTGTGTTATGTAATTGGTGCATTGCAAGCCTTTTTTGGACATCAGAATCAAGACCTAAAGATCAAA GTGAATGATGGGGAGTGGGAAGTGTATCCAAAGGTAACGGCTCTATGCATCGGAAATGCACAATTCTTTGGTGGTGGAATGAGGATCACTCCCAATGCTCATCCTTCAAATGGAAAATTTGAG GTGGTGATACTTCAGGATTTCAAATGGTATGACTTTCTTATGAAGTTACATAAGCTATACAACGGGACACATTTATCAGTGAATAATGTCTTGTCAAGAAG AGGAACTAAATCCACAATGAAATGCAAACTTAAGGGATGA